The genomic DNA TGAGCCTTTGAGGGGTATAAAGCCTGGCTCTCTTTGACTTTTGCTGGTTATCGTGAGACGTAGGCAATATTAACTACGATGCTTGCATTTGCTTCTTGATCTCACATTAAAGGTATCTTTGATCACAAGTTTATTCGCAGACACAAGCACAGCTCTGCCATGAAGTCTAACTCTGCATTCCATGGGTTTATTTGGATGCGTTCGGGAGCCAGGCAGCAATCCGCACGAGGATGCCATGGCAGTTCTCGACTCCAAGACTGAAACTCGAAGCTGCAGCATCGTGTCGCTGGGTCTAGATTCTAGAACACCAACGCAGCCAATTTGAGCATTGTTCGTTCAGCTTGAACGacgacgatgttgtctacctcgtAGCCAAGGTTGGGCCACGGGACAAAAGGGCATGTGTGCTCGCTGTTGACTTCAAAAACAAGAGGCCACAATATGTGGGCGCATCACTCTGAAAAACTGTGCTACATGGACAGTAATATatccaagtttttttttgttacaacACTAGGTAATTACTATTCCTAAGCATAGCAGCGTGCATGTATCTATCTCTGATTGCATTTACAAATACTTTCTTGGCCTACATTTTTGTAGAAAGGAAACTAGTAAAGTAAAAGGGTATCTTGTTATGTTGCTTCATGGCCAatgtttagaaaaaaaaagggcaaATTGCATATTTGCCACTATTTTGAACTCCAAACTGGAATCTGCCATTAAAGAAACGTAGACTTGCAAAATTGCCACCCAACCGTCCAAGTATCTTTTCCATCTGCCACTGCTTCCCTTCAACTTCTAGATCATCCAACATGGTACTAAGTTCCAACAATTAAGCCATGAATTCCACCTGACATCTTGCAGATCCATTGACACCAATACATGACAACATTAAGATGCAGGAAGATTGGAAACTAAAGAAGAACAGAAGGTAAGATCGAATTAACAAGTAATGAACATTACCTGGTGGTAATCAGTTCCATCATATTGAGTTTCAAGTAGCCAAGCATAGTTAGAGACAAGGGCCTACCCATTCCAGGAACGTGACACCACACAGTTATATGACCTTCAGCACTTCAGTGAGGACAAGCGCCCATTGTGTCCAATGTGTTCCTCCCTGCGCCAGTATGTTTCAAGGGTGACAGCCAGTATAAGATATGAGGAAAGCTTTTATTTGGTCTCTCAGGGCTGAGATTCTCAGCACCAGATTAATTACCAACTGGAACCACTTGTGTGCATAACATAGCAAATAAGAGATTAAACACAACACAACGCAAGGACCCTGAGTAAAAGTTAAATCAGGATCTCAGGTTACCTGGCAGAAGACAGCATATGGATCTCTCAAGGGCCCATCACATGACAGTTCACTTGTGCTTCCATCTATGAATGTCCCGTCGGCAAAAATGACCTGAATTCAGTGGGTTAATCACTTTGGTTGTTCCGTTTAACAGGCACCTTTTAATGTTGGAACAAGTCTCTCTTTCATCAGAAAATAAATTTACGAAATAAACTTTATGTACATTGCAATACAAATGATAGCAGGAAGATAAGAGCGATGCAATGATGAAAGGTATAGAAAGTTACAAACACACCTCTGAAGCATAGCCAGGAGTTTCCCCAGCAGTTGGTTTAACAAATGACCCTACTGGGCAAGTTTGTTGCACCACTTCACAGAATGCTATGAGTCTCTCCCTGTTGCCAAGCTCCACTGCCTGCGATTTTATTTTTTAGGTCTTCATTATTTATTGACCTTAAAATTCTTGAATACTTGCTATCGCTGAAATGAGCAATATGAAATGTTGTAGAGAGGGTTGGCCTTCTGTTTAACCTGCACAATATCATGGCGAGGAACCCTTGGCAGTGGTTGAACTCTGTAGCCCTTGGCTGACATGACTTCCGCAATTAGCAAACCTCCCTATGGATCATACTATATCATCAATTGCGTATATAATATCATCACAGATGTGAGAATTAAGAACCTACTTTTATTGCTTCTCCAACCATTTGTGGAGCCAGAAACAAGCCTTGAAAAAGCGAACGCATAACATGGCCAGGTGTTGATCCAAATTCTACTCCAAGGCCAGGTGCAGATAGGCGAGCGGCAGCTGCTTCAACAAAATTTCTCTTCCCAGCAACATAACCACCACATGGCGCAATAGTTCCACCCGGATTCTTTATCAAACTACCCGAAATCAAGTCTGCTCCCTGCCATGAAAACACAGAATGAATAGAGGTAGAACTAACCTTCATGGGATGGTGATAATCAAGGACGTACCACCATTGCAGGTTCAGATGTCTCAACAAATTCACCATAGCAATTGTCAACCATCACCATGCAGTTTGGGTTTTGCAACTGCAGAAATCCAAACGATGAAAAGTGTCAGCACACAAAAGCTAATATAGATACAGAAGGTTGCTGGGCCCCAGACAGAAAGTAATCTTGCCTTGATCAAACTTATAGCTCTGTGAATATCTGCTACACTTAAGCTCTTGCGCCAAGAGTACCCACATGATCTCTGAATGAAGGCACATCCAGTTTCTGGTCTGATGGCGCAAGCTAGAGCTTCCCAATCAAGGCCACCATCTGCTGCGAGCTACAACTGAAGAATCATCAGTAACCCGTCCTCACTCCTCAGCACGAGGCCAGACAGTCAACCATCTAAATGTATTCTAAGGGAGATACCAACAGACCGGAACTTCTCGGTATGCCACTCCAAAGTCTTTGAGTGACCCTACATTAGCCGACCCCCTGATCCCAATCACCTCCTCTAAGGTGTCGTACGGAGGCCTAGCGACTGCCAGGAGCTGCAGGAATTCAGCAATCATCAGTCTGAAATGTCAATCAGAAGCAATGCCAAGACTTGTTCGTTCAGTTCAATTCGTCCCTTACCTCATGCCCAGGCCTCAGAAGCACAAATAGCGCACAGGCAATGGCGTGCGTGCCGGAGAAGAACTGGCAACGATGGTGGAATTATTAGTACATCAGAGAGGAGCTCGGTCAAACAGAGGTAAGCAACGAATGGGGAGCGAAACGAGACAATGTTGTGTGTCAAAGGTGGAACCTGGGGGCGCACAATGGCGGCCTCGGCGCCGACGATTTCAGCGAATACGGCGTCCAGcgcctcccggccgccgccatcgtcgtgGCCGTACCCCGTCGACCCGCCGAAATGCTGGAGCAAACGCGTTTGCTAGCGGAGTGAGCTCGGATGCCAGGCTGAGGAGCCGTGGAGGAGTAGGGTGAAACGAGGGGGGTTACGtgcggggcgacgcgggcgcggcggaaggcggcggcgacgcgggagGAGTTGAGGGCGAGGGCTCGGTCGACGGCGCGGAACTCCGCCTGCAGCGACTCCGCCGCGCGGGACACGTCCGGGTGGAACGCCACGTCAGACGCCCCGGCCGCGACCGCGCGACACCGGCCGACGCGCGGGGCGGGAGAGACGCGAGGCCGCGCCCACGCGAGTGGGGTcgagcagcagccgccggtGGCCGtcatcgccgcggccgccgcggctagTGAACCAACCAACCTCCCggtcccggccgccggcgaggttcTCGCTCTGGTGGATTATCCTTGGGGGCGGTCGCGCTTCGCTCGTGTGCAGCGAGCAGATTGcgactttttttcatttttatatttaaaaaaacaaaatttcaaaaatatatgtcgaataaaaaactttcaaaaatgggtgcctgttgCCCATCCAGTTGACGATAGAACttaaattgtaaaaaaaatttacatttagattctggcgcccagggcgcattaaacagtgaactttgaaaatcgatataaaatcgtaaaaaaatcggaaaaatacaaaatcaactgttatggattctatgaaataatatctacaacttttgttacataaagtttttcatttgatcaatatatctaaatcaagaaaaatagttcttttacctagaaaaatctgaaataattcatttggtctagttgtgcttatctaaaatttaccaaacttttttatagctcttaggaaataaaataatagtacattaaaagttatggcttctaatactcagtataatagcatggataaataactcatttaaactagacatattgcaagatctaatttaaaaacttattctagaaattttttctgggcctaccaattttgtacaagtctATGCTCATCATATTCAACAttttggccaaagatgacatgcatacaaaggatggatcttgagatttaaataaaagtgcattaaactggtatttaaaatagagcaagatgcattaatcaaatgaaaaactttatataacaaaagttgtagatcttgtttcatagaatccataacagttgagtttgtatttttttgatttttatataattttatatctattttataatttcactgtttaatgcgcccggggcggtcctgtcgccaactggatgggtGACAGGGCGCGACCGGtatccatttttgaaaatttctctattcggtatatatttttgaaattttatttttttaaatataaaaatgaaaaaagcgtgCGGGTTGCCGCTTGAAATGGGCTGCGGCCCATCCCGCGCGGATCTGGATGGGCCTGGCTCCGTTCGTTCAGGCCCATTTAAATCAACAGCATAGGCCCGGCGGCCCAGCGATCATTGCGTGGGCGTGCACGCTTGCAAAAAGGCCACGCCCACCCACCGAAATGGCAACGCTTGCAGCATCAGGCACCGGCCCGGCTCCATCGTCCCGTCCTTGTTGCTTATCTTGGGAAGTAGGGATGCCAAGGGAAAGCATAAGCAGTGGTTgatcaaaaaaacaaaaaacaaagcagTGGTTgatcaaaaaaacaaaaaacaaagcagTGGTAGCACCATTAGAgatttagagagagagagagagagagagagaaagagagagagagagagagaagaggatgacgcaacCAGCAGAGCATCAGCCTCGCCGCGAGAGGAGTCACAGTCACCACCGGCCAGTCAGCAACTGGGGCAACCAAACCAATGGAGTTAAGCGAAGCAATACTGTATAAGCGAGTCAACTGAAGAAGAAGCACGCAGGATGCTTGCACGCAACCAAGTCCATCGCCGGCTATATTACTCGATCTCCTCAAGCGCTGCTGTGGCATTCGCTCATACATCGCAAGCCATCGATCGACTGGGTAGGTACAATACAatggcctccggcggcggcaagggctGCATGTTGGCCGGTTCGTTcctgcgagcggcggcgctcgggctgGTGGTcctggcgtcggcggcgccggtgtctcGGTCGTGGAGCAAGGAGGGGCACGTGCTCACCTGCCAGATCGCACAGGTGAATCAAATCAAGCCCGTGCTCCTCGTCCGTTTCTTGTCAAGCATGACCAAAATCATCAGCCGGGTTTTGCTCTTGCAGGATCTGCTGGAGCCTGACGCCGCGCACGCCGTGAGGAACCTGCTCCCGGAGGACGTGGGCGGCGACCTGTCGGTGCTGTGCGTGTGGCCGGACCAGGTCAGGCACTGGTACAAGTACAGGTGGAGCGGCCCGCTCCACTTCATCGACACCCCTGACAAGGCCTGCACCTTCGACTACGCGAGTGAGTAATAACTTCTTCCAATTTCCAAACGGTGCGGTTCGATGGTCTGTTGGCCATCGTGTCTCTCTGTTCTGTTGTGACGATGAAACGCAATGGAATGGTGATCGGTGAGCAGGGGACTGCCACGGTCCTGACGGCGCCAAGGACATGTGCGTCGCCGGCGCCATCGCCAACTTCACGTCCCAGCTGCTGCACTACAAGCACGGCAGCGCCGACCGCAAGTgtaagcagagcagagcaggatGTGTAGTTGTGTAGTGTGTACCTCAACCAATGGTTCTGCTGTATCTCTACGTGTTTCAACCACTTTCTGATTGCGACGCAGACAACTTGACCGAGGCCCTTCTGTTCCTGTCACACTTCATGGGAGATGTTCATCAGGTAATCCTGCCTGCTGCTacttgttttttctttctttctttctttctttctttctttctttctttctttctttctttccattTACGGGTCAGTGAATACCATGCCATGCTTAACTCATAGGCCATTGCCAATGCCAGTACATCATGTAGCCCATCAAAAGTGGCTGCTTATTTCCTGTGCCCTTGCAGCCGATGCATGTGGGGTTCACGAGCGACCAAGGCGGTAATTCCATAGACCTGCGGTGGTTCAGGCACAAATCCAACCTCCATCACGTACGTAACGAACGCCCACGATCCTGCACACCATGCCATATTCCGAATTCCGATCCGCACGGGTGAAATTCTTCTTGGTCGTTTTCAGGTGTGGGACAGGGAGATCATACAGACAGCTCTCGCTGAATTCTACGACAAGGACATGGGCACTTTCCGGAAGCAACTTGAGCACAACCTCACCAAGGTAAGTGAAGACGACCCTGCGCTCTGCTGACTTTCAAGCCAAGAAACAGAACTATAGCTCAATGTGTTCTTCattcagggtacctggtctgaCGACGTATCATCTTGGGGAGACTGTGAAGACCTCATGTCGTGCCCAACCAAGTCAGTATTCTGAAGCCTGAAATCTCACTCTGGAAGTATTTTTTTATCAATTGGAAGTATATATAGAAACTACGAAATATACATTTTTTTGCACTGCTTGTactgcttgcattgcatgtggATAACATCGACGTGCAACAGGTACGCCACGGAGAGCATAAGCTTGGCGTGCAAGTGGGCCTACAGCGGCGTCCACGAAGGGGAAACCCTATCCGGTAATAAGTTCGTTCAGAGGATCGGATGACTCTGCCGCGTATCTCTGAATCGAAATGGCTGCTGATGCTGATGGAACTGTGTGAAATGGCACCATTGCTTTGCAGACGACTACTTCGAGTCGAGGCTGCCCATCGTGTCGCGGCGGATCGCGCAGGGGGGAGTGAGGCTGGCCATGTTCCTCAACCGGATCTTCGGCCACCACAACCGCGCTGTTCGTTCCGTCGCTGACCCTATCTATGTTTCTACGATGGCCCAAGAACATGACACGGCGGCGCCATCCTGACCAACGCCGGCGGCTACAATTTGGATAGAATCTGAATCCACACGCCCATACCTTGCAATCTGACTGCCCTCCTCTCCTgcgtacacacacacacacacacacacacacacatgtgcAGTGCATTTGATTTGTGGTATACTAGCAGCTTGTGCAAAGATGATTGATTGATCTTATGTATATGATGAGCAACACGGCTATGGCCTATATATGGACGACGGTGTAtgccttgatttttttttcctttcgaaACGATGGTGTAGTGTTGCAGTGCAGAGCAGAGAGTCCAGACGAGGTAGGAGGAGGGTGGAGACGAAAGAACGCGTGTACTAGGCGTTAACTGTTGGATCGGCCACTGATCACGGCGCGGTTTGCGGTCAGGCTAATCTAATCCAGGCCAGCGCATCGAGCTCTCTGATCGATCTGCCGTGTTCCATCACCTTCCAATTCGGCTGGCACCAACAGCTAGCTGATCTACCACCCTATGTGATGCTAAACGTATTCGCAGACTGTAGAAGCGTCAGGTGTCAATTGGTAAGCTTTTCAGAATTTGACATCTTTATCATGATAACATGTCGGGACAATCTGAGTCATTGATACGTGGATCGGGTGTTAAATTCTGAAAAGCTTATGGATTAAGGTCTAATTTCGTCATCtgagaaatttcagaatttaaatCTCAATTCATAAGTTTTTCAGAATTTAACATCTTATTGACACGTGGGTCAGTCTTGCGCATCTGAGTCGGCTTCGCCTGCGGCCCCGGAAGTGAACGGTCCCGCCCCGACTCCTGAGCTGCTCTCGCTGACGACGCGCGCGGTGCGTGACGACCGAGGACGCCCGAGCGCCCGGGTCACGTGGCGGCAGCACTGCGCCCAGCTAGCCGCGGCGCGCGGCAACGGACAGGCCAGGCGATCGccgggcgccggccggccggccgagaGACCAGAGGCTAGGTACGCCGTGGTGCTCCCACAAATTAAACTTCTCACGACTTTCCCTCGGGTGCCCGCGCATTGCGCGGCCGTTGCcgatccggccgccggcgccggtgcggaTACTTGCGGATCGGTGcctgccgctcgccgcgccgttgCCGCTGCCAATAGtctccgccgcagcgccgccgccctcaatCTCAATTTGATCGATCGTCGCATTTCCCGGATCGATCGTCCGCAGGAGGagcgagcggcgccggcgcgcggaaGAGAACGGGTGGGCggttgatggcggcggcgaccaaGGTGATCGGCTCCAAACCATCGGAATGCTTCCAGTTCCAAGACCCTAATACCTGGTACTTTCTGCCCTGCTGTCTCCCTCGTGTTCATTGTTTCTTCCTATGATGATGCGCTCGTATTTCTGGTTCGAGATGGGTGTACAGTACAGTACAGCTGCAAGCAGATCAGTAAGCTGATTCGCTCCCGTGTTTTCGATCTCGTCGTGTATGCAATGCTGTCAATTGTCATCTGTGTTCTTCGATCTTAATTACATCTGTAAGCCATGGACTGcattaatgttttttttttttacggTCACCGGGGGGGAGAGCATCCCCCACCTGAATTTCATTAACGGGCTTTTTGCAAGCCAAAAAATGTTTACAAACCAGAGATCTTCAGCAGGGGTGGGAGGAAAAAAGGTTTTTTCCAAACCAAAAGATAGAGTTTGGTTTACATATTGGAAAACTTCACACACCAGGCCTCACAGATGGCGTAGTCATCCCGCTTCCAACGGCACCTCcattctcgagcttcctctttGCATGCACTCCAGAGCCTACCATGGGATGGCGGCAGGCTTCTGAAGATGACTTCATTTCTGTGTTTCCAAAGGTTCCAGCTAAGCAGAAGTATGAAACTGTTGTAGTGTTTGAGGGGGATGGTAGCTGGGCGGGGGATGTCCCAGAGGCTATGGACGCTGCATCCTGATGCATCTATCTCCAGCGCCCTCCAGGCTTCAGTAGCGAAGGGGCAGGTCAGGATCAAGTGTTGACAGTCCTCTGCCTCTTGACCGCACAGCTCGCAGATACCATCATCAAGAATGTTCTTCACCTTAAGATTGGATCGGCAATTCAGGCGATCTTGAGTCAGCAGCCACGCGAAGAACTGCacacgcggcggcgcacggttgTTCCAGACAAAATCCGCAAAGTCACACCGGGCCGcacccgtcgcctccatggttgtgCGGTAGACCGGCCCGGCTCTCAACTCATCTGCTCTGCCAGAGATTGGTGAGGAACGCCGGTCTTCCATTGTCGTTAGGACAAGTTGAAGCAGCAAACCCCTCAAGAGTGGCAATTCAGCTCGAGCTCCAACAGTCAGGCGCGGTACCAAGAACGGCTCGATGCCCTCACCTGCAACACGAGCGACCGTCACCTCGGTGGTGGCTGCGTGGGAGTACAGCAAGGGGAACCTCACCGCCAATCGCCCTTGTGAGAGCCATTTGTCCTCCCAGAAGTTGGTGGACTCGCCATTTTCCACTTTGCAAACCGTAACCGCGCGGTACATCGGCAGCAGCTCCTTCAGATCATGCCAGTGGGCGCCGGCAAGGTCACCGTTCAAAGTGACCAGGTCGATCCTACCGCGCACCCAGCTCGCCCACGCAGACTCACCCGGGTTGTGCAGCCAGTGAAGCAGCTTCAGCAGCAGGCACTTGTTTTGCACCGCGAGATTTTTGATGCCCAGTCCTCCAGATTCCTTCGGCTGGCAGGCGCGTTCCCAAGCAACCAAGCACTGAGCACCAGAGACGTGTTCATCGCCTGACCAAAGGAACGCGCGTCGGCGTCTGTCGAGTGCATCAAGAGTGCCTTGCGGGAGAAGGAGCGAGGACATGGCGTAGATAAGCTGACTGTCCAGAACACTGTTGACCAGAACGGCACGCCCCATGGGGTTGAGGAGGGAGCTTTGCCAGCCGGCCAGATACCTATCTGACTTGCAGATCAAAGGTGCAAAGGCATTGAGGCGAAGCTTGTCACAGGATAGCGGCAGGCCAAGGTAGGTTTGTGGGAAAGATCCAACCCGGCACTCTAGAATGGTGGCAAGTTCAGAAACCTCTGCTGTGCTGGTGTGCATCGGAACAAGC from Panicum virgatum strain AP13 chromosome 7N, P.virgatum_v5, whole genome shotgun sequence includes the following:
- the LOC120682518 gene encoding uncharacterized protein YnbB-like isoform X1, with product MTATGGCCSTPLAWARPRVSPAPRVGRCRAVAAGASDVAFHPDVSRAAESLQAEFRAVDRALALNSSRVAAAFRRARVAPHHFGGSTGYGHDDGGGREALDAVFAEIVGAEAAIVRPQFFSGTHAIACALFVLLRPGHELLAVARPPYDTLEEVIGIRGSANVGSLKDFGVAYREVPLAADGGLDWEALACAIRPETGCAFIQRSCGYSWRKSLSVADIHRAISLIKLQNPNCMVMVDNCYGEFVETSEPAMVGADLISGSLIKNPGGTIAPCGGYVAGKRNFVEAAAARLSAPGLGVEFGSTPGHVMRSLFQGLFLAPQMVGEAIKGGLLIAEVMSAKGYRVQPLPRVPRHDIVQAVELGNRERLIAFCEVVQQTCPVGSFVKPTAGETPGYASEVIFADGTFIDGSTSELSCDGPLRDPYAVFCQGGTHWTQWALVLTEVLKVI
- the LOC120682518 gene encoding uncharacterized protein YnbB-like isoform X2, translated to MTATGGCCSTPLAWARPRVSPAPRVGRCRAVAAGASDVAFHPDVSRAAESLQAEFRAVDRALALNSSRVAAAFRRARVAPHHFGGSTGYGHDDGGGREALDAVFAEIVGAEAAIVRPQFFSGTHAIACALFVLLRPGHELLAVARPPYDTLEEVIGIRGSANVGSLKDFGVAYREVPLAADGGLDWEALACAIRPETGCAFIQRSCGYSWRKSLSVADIHRAISLIKLQNPNCMVMVDNCYGEFVETSEPAMVGADLISGSLIKNPGGTIAPCGGYVAGKRNFVEAAAARLSAPGLGVEFGSTPGHVMRSLFQGLFLAPQMVGEAIKGGLLIAEVMSAKGYRVQPLPRVPRHDIVQAVELGNRERLIAFCEVVQQTCPVGSFVKPTAGETPGYASEDIHRWKHK
- the LOC120682520 gene encoding endonuclease 1 — encoded protein: MASGGGKGCMLAGSFLRAAALGLVVLASAAPVSRSWSKEGHVLTCQIAQDLLEPDAAHAVRNLLPEDVGGDLSVLCVWPDQVRHWYKYRWSGPLHFIDTPDKACTFDYARDCHGPDGAKDMCVAGAIANFTSQLLHYKHGSADRKYNLTEALLFLSHFMGDVHQPMHVGFTSDQGGNSIDLRWFRHKSNLHHVWDREIIQTALAEFYDKDMGTFRKQLEHNLTKGTWSDDVSSWGDCEDLMSCPTKYATESISLACKWAYSGVHEGETLSDDYFESRLPIVSRRIAQGGVRLAMFLNRIFGHHNRAVRSVADPIYVSTMAQEHDTAAPS